From a region of the Monodelphis domestica isolate mMonDom1 chromosome 8, mMonDom1.pri, whole genome shotgun sequence genome:
- the REV1 gene encoding DNA repair protein REV1 isoform X3, protein MCPSSLSSFDEQFSTLPSSEDSVSLHCPEFHMKQLYQLMEGSTLLRCGKDRVPDVPDASLLENQDSAQTNGIDSVLSKAEIASCSYEARQVGIKNGMFFGQAKQLCPNLQAVPYDFHAYKEVARTMYETLASYTHNIEAVSCDEALVDITEILAETRLTPDEFANAIRTEIKDQTKCAASVGMGSNILLARMATRKAKPDGQYHLKPEEVDDFIRGQLVTSLPGVGRTMESKLASLGIKTCGDLQYITMSKLQKEFGPKTGQMLYRFCRGLDDRPVRTEKERKSVSAEINYGIRFTQPKEAEAFLLSLSEEIQRRLEAAGMKGKRLTLKIMVRKAGAPVETAKFGGHGICDNIARTVTLDQPTDSAKIIGKAALNMFHTMKLNISDMRGVGIQVNQLVPINKTSSGCSTHPCMQSSRLPGGSHSVIDLFQVQKAKKSNEEEHKEIFVAAMDLEISSASRTCTFLPSCTTHLASSISPAAGKAEPSGKWNGLHSPVSVTSRLNLSIEVPSPSQLDQSVLEALPPDLRQQVEQICAIQQGDAHSDKKKEPVNGCNAAILPQPVGTVLLQIPDLQESSSDAGINVIALPAFSQVDPEVFAALPPELQEELKAAYEQRQRQLENSACPQPATSFVSKNPLLQLKQPAVKDKKKSKKKTVSPTKKVQSPLKNKSLSSPAKTLAAPTGSPQKLIDSFLKQDGPACANNPQVEPSPSTSVRPSELAGSFRQPAPNLAGAVEFNDVKTLLKEWITTISDPMEEDILQVVKYCTDLIEEKDLEKLDLVIKYMKRLMQQSVESVWNMAFDFILDNVQVVLQQTYGSTLKVT, encoded by the exons ATGTGCCCGTCTAGTTTGTCAAGTTTTGATGAGCAGTTCTCTACCTTGCCCTCCAGTGAGGACAGTGTGTCCCTGCATTGCCCTGAATTTCACATGAAGCAACTCTATCAGCTCATGGAGGGATCCACTCTTCTGCGATGTGGAAAAG ATAGAGTTCCTGATGTACCAGATGCATCACTATTGGAGAATCAGGATTCTGCACAGACAAATGGAATTGACTCTGTTTTGTCCAAGGCTGAAATTGCATCTTGTAGTTATGAAGCCAG ACAAGTTGGTATAAAAAATGGAATGTTTTTTGGTCAAGCCAAACAACTCTGTCCAAATCTTCAAGCTGTTCCATATGATTTCCATGCATACAAAGAAGTTGCTCGGACAATGTATGAAACATTAGCAAG CTATACTCATAACATTGAAGCTGTCAGTTGTGATGAAGCACTAGTAGATATCACTGAAATCCTTGCAGAGACCAGACTTACTCCTGATGAATTTGCAAATGCAATCCGAACTGAAATCAAAGACCAGACTAAATGTGCTGCTTCTGTTGGGATGG GTTCCAATATTCTGCTGGCCAGAATGGCAACAAGGAAAGCCAAACCAGATGGACAATATCACTTAAAGCCAGAGGAAGTAGATGATTTTATCAGAGGACAGCTAGTTACTAGTTTGCCAG GAGTTGGTCGAACAATGGAATCCAAATTAGCATCTTTGGGAATTAAAACTTGTGGGGACCTGCAATATATAACCATGTCAAAACTACAGAAAGAATTTGGCCCAAAGACAGGACAGATGCTTTATAGGTTCTGTCGTGGTTTGGATGATAGACCTGTtcgaacagaaaaagaaagaaaatctgtcTCAGCTGAGATCAACTATGGAATAAGGTTTACCCAG CCAAAGGAAGCAGAAGCTTTTCTTCTGAGTCTTTCAGAAGAGATTCAGCGAAGACTAGAAGCTGCTGGCATGAAGGGTAAACGACTAACTCTGAAAATCATGGTCCGGAAAGCTGGAGCTCCTGTAGAAACGGCTAAGTTTGGAGGTCATGGAATCTGTGACAATATTGCCAG GACTGTCACACTTGACCAACCAACAGACAGTGCAAAAATCATTGGAAAAGCAGCACTAAATATGTTTCACACAATGAAATTGAACATATCAGATATGAGAGGG GTCGGAATTCAAGTGAATCAGTTGGTTCCTATTAATAAAACATCTTCAGGATGTTCCACCCATCCATGCATGCAGTCTAGCCGTTTGCCAGGTGGATCACATTCTGTCATTGATCTTTTCCAAGTTCAGAAAGCTAAGAAATCCAATGAAGAAGAGCATAAGGAAA TATTTGTGGCTGCAATGGATCTTGAAATATCTTCTGCCTCTCGAACTTGCACTTTTCTACCGTCTTGTACCACCCATCTGGCATCAAGTATCAGTCCAGCTGCTGGTAAAGCGGAGCCTTCAGGGAAATGGAACGGACTCCACTCCCCTGTCAGCGTGACGTCCAGACTTAACCTGAGCATAGAAGTCCCTTCTCCGTCCCAG CTGGATCAGTCTGTGTTGGAAGCACTTCCCCCTGACCTCCGACAACAAGTAGAGCAAATCTGCGCCATTCAGCAAGGAGACGCCCACAGCGACAAAAAGAAGGAGCCGGTAAACGGCTGCAACGCGGCCATCTTGCCGCAGCCAGTTGGGACAGTTTTGTTACAGATACCAGATCTTCAGGAATCCAGTAGCGACGCTGGCATCAACGTGATCGCTCTTCCTGCATTTTCTCAG gTAGACCCTGAGGTGTTTGCAGCACTTCCCCCTGAACTTCAGGAGGAGCTGAAAGCTGCATATGAACAAAGACAAAGGCAGTTGGAGAACTCCGCATGTCCGCAGCCAGCCACCTCGTTCG TATCAAAGAATCCTTTATTACAACTAAAACAACCAGCAGtgaaggataagaaaaaaagcaagaaaaaaacagTCAGTCCCACAAAAAAGGTCCAGAGTCCTTTGAAGAACAAGTCGCTCAGCAGCCCAGCTAAAACTCTAGCAGCACCCACCGGAAGCCCACAGAAGCTAATAGACAGCTTTTTGAAACAAGACGGTCCAGCTTGTGCTAATAACCCACAG GTTGAGCCAAGTCCATCAACTTCAGTTAGACCATCAGAACTGGCAGGCTCCTTCAGACAGCCAGCACCCAATCTAGCTGGCGCTGTTGAATTCAATGATGTGAAGACCTTGCTTAAAGAGTGGATTACCACTATATCAG ATCCGATGGAAGAAGACATCTTGCAAGTTGTAAAATACTGTACTGACCTaatagaggaaaaggacctagAAAAACTGGATCTGGTGATAAAGTACATGAAAAG GTTAATGCAGCAGTCTGTGGAATCAGTTTGGAATATGGCATTTGACTTTATTCTTGACAATGTT